Proteins found in one Lycium ferocissimum isolate CSIRO_LF1 chromosome 6, AGI_CSIRO_Lferr_CH_V1, whole genome shotgun sequence genomic segment:
- the LOC132059269 gene encoding LOW QUALITY PROTEIN: uncharacterized protein LOC132059269 (The sequence of the model RefSeq protein was modified relative to this genomic sequence to represent the inferred CDS: deleted 1 base in 1 codon), with product MVMSTLLKFLYPPPPSLFINIMSVISFASLANGGFLEIKGKHAQYSKFIGTTKSENEKARIESKKGMLLSYSPAFLAGVASFAIFPDGDLRLALVCSALTIHFFKRVFEVLFVHKYSGSMDVEATITISFCYFLSTVTMIYSQHLTQGLSEPSIDLKYGGFIIFLVGIIGNLYHHYLLSKLRPKGEKEYKISQGGLFNFAICPHYLFEILIFVGISCTSQTLYAISFTLGTTFYLMGRSIATRRWYESKFDDFPKDIKALIPYIF from the exons atggTGATGTCTACATTGTTGAAATTTCTATACCCTCCACCCCCATCTTTGTTTATTAATATAATGTCTGTTATAAGCTTTGCTTCATTAGCAAATGGTGGATTCTTGGAAATCAAAGGGAAGCATGCGCAGTATTCCAAGTTCATTGGAACAActaaaagtgaaaatgagaaGGCAAGAATTGAGAGTAAAAAAGGCATGCTTTTGTCGTATAGTCCTGCATTTCTTGCTGGTGTTGCATCTTTTGCAATTTTCCCAGATGGGGATTTAAGGCTTGCTTTGGTGTGTTCTGCTTTAACCATACATTTCTTCAAGAGAGTATTTGAG GTCCTATTTGTTCACAAATACAGCGGTTCAATGGATGTTGAAGCTACAATTACAATATCATTTTGTTATTTCCTCTCCACAGTTACCATGATTTATAGTCAACACCTAACTCAAGGTTTGTCAGAGCCATCAATTGATCTCAAGTATGGTGGATTCATAATATTTTTGGTTGGTATAATAGGC AACTTATACCATCATTATTTGCTTTCTAAATTGAGACCAAAGGGTGAAAAAGAGTACAAAATTTCTCAAGGTGGCCTATTCAATTTTGCCATATGCCCACACTATCTCTTTGAGATTCTTATCTTTGTAGGAATTTCTTGCACTTCTCAAACCTTATATGCTATTTCCTTCACTTTGGGCACTACCTTTTACTTGATGGGAAGGAGCATTGCTACAAGAAGATGGTACGAGtcaaagtttgatgattttccAAAGGATATCAAGGCACTTATTCCTTACATATTTTAG